In Dyadobacter subterraneus, a single genomic region encodes these proteins:
- a CDS encoding CocE/NonD family hydrolase, translating into MFKNLLIVAFVWIGFSVQAQTQVAPDNFVKENYSKKEYDIPMRDGIKLHTIVYSPKDAATEKKYPFLMQRTCYSVAPYGEDVYPARLGPSTLLMREKYIFVYQDVRGRYKSEGVWTNMTPHIDAKKNKTDVDEASDTYDTIDWLLKNVANNNGRVGQWGISYPGFYTAASALCDHPALKASSPQAPISDFFYDDFHHNGVFTQGYYLTYPVFGIKPTEPTTASWFENDFIKPTPDGYTFNLNMGPLKNFDKYYSKNFFWQETVDHPNKDDFWQKRDILPHLKGLKHAFMTVGGWFDAEDLYGPLNTYKTIEKNNPGIYNTLVVGPFGHGRWSRQTGHTFHNDIYFGDSIATFYQNTVEGKFFNHFLKGAGDGKTGLPEAYLFDTGKKKWETYDKWPVANVQKKKLFFQADGKLSFNKPAAAKSFSEYVSDPMKPVPYTENYKQMSGFTPFEYMSEDQRFASTRPDVLVFKTEILTEDLTLGGEILAQLKISTTGTDADFFVKLIDVYPDDEKNNEFQPDPKVVMAGYQQMVRSEIVRARFRNSVEKPEPLIAGKLTDINFRLQDVLHTFKKGHRVMVQVQSTVFPLFDRNPQKYVANIYKAEATDFIKATQRIYHQTGAESGLTVDVIK; encoded by the coding sequence ATGTTCAAAAACCTTTTAATCGTTGCTTTTGTATGGATCGGTTTTTCGGTCCAGGCGCAAACTCAGGTCGCACCCGACAATTTTGTCAAGGAAAATTATTCCAAAAAGGAATACGATATTCCGATGCGGGATGGGATCAAATTGCATACGATCGTTTATTCACCAAAAGATGCGGCGACAGAAAAAAAATATCCGTTTTTGATGCAGCGGACTTGTTACAGCGTGGCGCCTTACGGTGAAGATGTTTATCCTGCGCGGTTGGGTCCAAGTACTTTATTGATGCGCGAGAAATATATTTTTGTTTATCAGGATGTGCGCGGCCGTTACAAAAGTGAAGGTGTTTGGACCAACATGACACCTCATATTGATGCGAAGAAAAATAAAACAGATGTCGATGAAGCGTCAGATACTTATGATACCATTGACTGGCTTTTGAAAAACGTTGCCAATAATAATGGCAGAGTAGGGCAGTGGGGGATTTCTTATCCAGGTTTTTATACAGCGGCCAGCGCTTTATGCGATCATCCGGCCCTAAAAGCATCTTCTCCGCAAGCGCCGATCTCTGATTTCTTTTATGACGATTTTCACCACAATGGCGTTTTTACCCAAGGTTACTATCTGACTTATCCTGTTTTCGGGATTAAGCCTACCGAACCTACAACGGCTTCCTGGTTTGAAAATGATTTTATCAAACCAACACCCGATGGCTATACTTTCAACCTGAATATGGGTCCGCTGAAAAATTTTGATAAGTATTATTCCAAAAACTTTTTCTGGCAGGAGACCGTCGATCATCCGAATAAAGATGATTTCTGGCAAAAAAGAGATATTCTTCCGCATTTAAAAGGGTTGAAACATGCGTTTATGACCGTCGGTGGCTGGTTTGATGCTGAGGATTTGTATGGGCCGCTGAATACTTATAAAACCATAGAAAAAAACAATCCGGGAATTTACAATACGTTGGTAGTAGGGCCATTCGGACATGGAAGATGGAGCCGGCAAACTGGTCATACTTTTCATAACGATATTTATTTTGGTGACAGCATCGCTACTTTTTATCAAAATACAGTTGAAGGAAAATTCTTCAATCACTTTTTGAAAGGCGCGGGTGATGGAAAAACAGGATTGCCGGAAGCTTATCTTTTTGATACAGGAAAAAAGAAATGGGAAACGTATGACAAATGGCCGGTGGCTAATGTTCAGAAAAAGAAATTGTTTTTCCAGGCAGATGGAAAACTGAGTTTTAACAAACCTGCAGCTGCAAAATCTTTCAGTGAGTATGTAAGTGATCCGATGAAACCGGTTCCTTATACTGAAAATTACAAGCAAATGTCTGGCTTCACGCCTTTTGAATATATGTCGGAAGATCAGCGTTTTGCTTCGACAAGACCGGATGTACTAGTTTTTAAAACCGAAATATTAACGGAAGATTTGACTTTGGGAGGTGAAATCCTTGCCCAGCTTAAAATAAGTACAACGGGAACGGACGCTGACTTTTTTGTGAAACTGATTGATGTTTATCCGGATGATGAAAAAAATAACGAATTTCAGCCTGATCCGAAAGTTGTAATGGCAGGTTATCAGCAAATGGTAAGAAGCGAAATTGTAAGAGCACGATTCCGCAACAGCGTTGAAAAACCAGAACCGCTTATTGCAGGTAAGTTGACAGATATCAATTTTCGTTTACAAGATGTATTGCATACTTTCAAAAAGGGACATCGTGTAATGGTTCAGGTACAAAGCACAGTTTTTCCGTTATTCGACCGAAATCCTCAAAAGTATGTTGCCAATATTTACAAGGCAGAGGCTACCGATTTTATCAAGGCAACCCAAAGAATTTATCATCAGACAGGTGCAGAAAGTGGTCTGACGGTCGATGTGATAAAATAA
- a CDS encoding PE-PGRS family protein, with the protein MKLYKVRFKRANFLFFITIAALSTSCGDSEVDPVTGRSSEFESVPQKFPITPGVINEASGLAGSFTMNGYIWTLLDSGNPNALYLLSTDGKTVKEFNVPGSTNHDWEAIASGPGPVDGTNYLYIGEIGNNNPPMTTTNIIYRIPEIGDISGSFGQDKLEKITFSYPDGPRDAETLLLDPVTKDLFVISKELDKANIYRLAYPQSTSATITAEKIGTIPSVVFTTDGSISYDGNEILIRNYTSVFYWQRKSGETIGQTLLQAPKKTLITAPEPQAEGITFDREGKGFYTLGEIGQAKSVSLSYYLRK; encoded by the coding sequence ATGAAATTATATAAAGTCAGATTTAAACGCGCAAATTTTTTATTTTTTATCACAATTGCCGCTCTTTCGACGAGTTGTGGTGATTCTGAGGTTGATCCGGTAACGGGTCGTTCTTCTGAATTTGAATCCGTTCCACAAAAGTTTCCAATTACGCCGGGTGTAATTAACGAAGCATCCGGATTGGCAGGCAGTTTCACAATGAACGGCTACATTTGGACATTGCTTGACTCCGGAAATCCTAATGCGTTGTATCTTTTAAGTACCGATGGAAAGACGGTAAAAGAATTTAATGTGCCTGGTTCCACAAACCATGACTGGGAAGCAATCGCAAGCGGTCCGGGGCCGGTTGACGGCACAAATTATCTTTATATAGGTGAGATCGGAAATAATAATCCGCCGATGACTACAACCAATATCATTTATCGTATTCCGGAAATCGGTGATATTTCCGGCTCATTCGGTCAGGATAAACTTGAAAAAATAACGTTTAGCTATCCGGATGGGCCGAGAGACGCTGAAACATTGTTACTTGATCCGGTTACAAAAGATCTTTTTGTTATTTCGAAAGAACTGGATAAAGCAAATATTTATCGTCTCGCTTATCCTCAATCTACTTCTGCAACAATTACGGCAGAAAAAATTGGGACTATTCCCTCGGTTGTATTTACCACGGACGGAAGTATTTCTTATGACGGAAATGAAATTCTGATCAGAAATTATACTTCGGTTTTTTACTGGCAAAGAAAATCCGGTGAAACTATTGGTCAGACTCTCTTGCAGGCGCCGAAAAAGACTTTGATCACCGCTCCGGAACCTCAGGCAGAAGGGATAACATTTGATCGCGAAGGAAAAGGTTTTTACACGCTGGGTGAAATTGGCCAGGCTAAAAGCGTTTCCCTTAGTTATTATCTCAGAAAATAA
- the aspS gene encoding aspartate--tRNA ligase — MLRTHTCGELSLEHVNQDVILCGWVQRIRDKGGMVWLDLRDRYGLTQLLFEEGKTPPEVLETARSLGREFVISTKGEVIERLSKNDKIATGSIEIRVSELTILNPAKLPPFLIEDETDGGDDIRMKYRYLDLRRNAVRKNLELRHQVARHTRSYLDNLNFIEVETPVLIKSTPEGARDFVVPSRMNPGEFYALPQSPQTFKQLLMVAGFDRYYQIVKCFRDEDLRADRQPEFTQIDCEMSFVTQEDILNTFEGLIRNLFSKVKGIELPEVPRMTYADAMRLYGSDKPDIRFDMKFVELKGADQDLTSGKGFGVFDDAELVVGICAPGCAVYTRKQMDELTDWVKRPQIGAKGLIYVRYNEDGTVKSSVDKFYSEEDLRKWVTTFDAKPGDLILLLSGQGDKARKQLNEVRLEMGSRLGFRNPDDYRVLWVLDFPLLEYGEAENRWFAMHHPFTSPKPEDIPFLATDLGAVRANAYDMVINGVEVGGGSVRIFERDLQQQMFEVLGFTPEEAQNQFGFLMNAFEFGAPPHAGIAFGFDRLCSLFGGVDSIRDFIAFPKNNSGRDVMIDSPSTIEDKQLKELSIAISTIQ, encoded by the coding sequence ATGTTACGTACACATACCTGTGGTGAGTTAAGCTTAGAGCATGTAAATCAAGATGTTATATTGTGTGGATGGGTTCAGAGAATCCGTGATAAGGGAGGAATGGTATGGCTGGATTTACGTGACCGTTATGGGCTTACACAACTTCTTTTTGAAGAAGGCAAAACGCCACCTGAGGTATTGGAAACCGCTCGCTCGCTGGGTCGTGAATTTGTGATCTCTACCAAAGGCGAAGTGATCGAACGTCTTTCCAAAAATGATAAAATCGCAACGGGTTCTATAGAAATCCGTGTTTCGGAACTTACAATTCTGAATCCTGCGAAATTGCCACCGTTTTTAATTGAAGATGAAACAGATGGTGGTGATGATATCCGTATGAAATATCGTTACCTGGATTTGCGTCGTAATGCAGTTCGTAAAAATCTTGAATTGCGCCATCAGGTTGCACGTCATACCCGTTCATATCTTGACAATCTTAATTTTATTGAAGTTGAAACCCCGGTTCTGATTAAATCTACACCGGAAGGTGCACGTGATTTTGTGGTGCCAAGCCGTATGAATCCAGGTGAATTCTATGCATTGCCACAATCTCCGCAAACATTTAAACAACTTTTGATGGTTGCCGGTTTTGACCGTTATTATCAAATCGTAAAATGTTTCCGCGACGAAGATTTACGTGCAGATCGTCAGCCGGAATTTACACAAATCGACTGTGAAATGTCATTTGTAACTCAGGAAGATATCCTGAATACTTTTGAAGGATTGATCCGTAATCTTTTCAGTAAGGTTAAAGGAATTGAACTTCCTGAAGTTCCGCGTATGACTTACGCCGATGCCATGCGTTTATACGGATCGGACAAGCCTGATATCCGATTTGATATGAAGTTTGTGGAACTGAAAGGCGCAGATCAGGATCTTACTTCCGGAAAAGGTTTTGGTGTATTTGATGACGCAGAACTGGTTGTAGGCATTTGTGCTCCCGGTTGTGCAGTTTACACACGTAAACAAATGGATGAACTTACCGATTGGGTAAAACGTCCACAGATAGGTGCAAAAGGATTAATTTATGTTCGTTACAACGAAGACGGAACAGTTAAATCTTCTGTTGATAAATTTTATTCAGAAGAAGATCTTAGAAAATGGGTTACTACATTTGATGCCAAACCTGGTGATCTAATTTTATTGTTATCCGGACAAGGTGACAAAGCGCGCAAGCAACTTAACGAAGTAAGACTGGAAATGGGATCACGTCTTGGGTTCCGCAACCCGGATGATTACCGCGTACTTTGGGTTCTTGATTTTCCTCTTCTGGAATATGGAGAAGCAGAAAACCGCTGGTTTGCGATGCACCATCCATTTACAAGTCCTAAGCCTGAAGATATTCCTTTCCTTGCAACAGATCTTGGTGCTGTTCGTGCCAATGCTTATGATATGGTTATCAATGGTGTTGAAGTTGGTGGAGGTTCTGTCCGTATTTTTGAACGTGATTTGCAGCAGCAAATGTTTGAAGTATTGGGTTTCACCCCGGAAGAAGCTCAGAATCAATTTGGCTTCCTTATGAACGCCTTTGAATTTGGTGCACCGCCTCATGCAGGGATTGCCTTTGGTTTCGACCGTTTATGTTCTCTTTTTGGAGGCGTTGATTCGATCAGGGATTTTATTGCTTTCCCAAAAAATAATTCAGGACGTGACGTAATGATTGATTCGCCGTCTACTATTGAAGACAAGCAATTAAAGGAATTGTCAATTGCTATTAGTACCATTCAATAA
- a CDS encoding SLBB domain-containing protein, with the protein MHCSILRKLVFSGILLLILLTKTNLFAQTVDPNSISNEQAVEFYKKAKASGLSDMDIEQAALQKGYTLDQISAMRNRLQQAQTSAPTQANRSATDESRRKIADSTLVKVKPISKLPKEDSVRQIFGASFFENSAMSFEPNLRIATPRNYILGPDDELVVDIYGNSVDNFRLKVSPEGTVKMLNLAPVQVSGLTIEQASERIINRLRTAYSTLNRPGGGTYSTITLGNVRSIQVMITGEVTRPGSYTLPSLATAFNALYQSGGPNSNGSYRNIEIIRNGKVIRTVDLYGFLVDANLKDNIAMQDQDIILIRPYEKRVELSGEVKHPALFEVKQGETFKDVIRYAGGFTPNAYAASIQFRRNTGKELKVGSVQAEEINTLIPENGDNYRVGKILNRIENRVVIDGGVYRDGEYPVDEQTNTVKKLIKKADGLREDVFLNRAIIERKSKTLRPEIIAFDLGKLMSGEIEDIALKREDHIFIKTIDELKEAYLITVSGAVINPGTIDFHEGITVADAIFKSGGYVEGGIPYRIEVSRRIQKDTASIPSSQNVRIYSLDVDENLKLNPEDEKFKLAPFDVVYIRKSPRYEQQKAVTIAGEIMYPGTYTILTNFERITDLIPKAGGMKAEAYIRGARFYRNRELVAVDLNAILEKPSLPSNLLLQNGDSLRIPTKSETVRILGGVQNPSVVNFDPNFSFKDYISQAGGYAENAWKSRVYISYPNGRTFRTKKFLWFNSRPKVEAGSTISVPLKATKEDRQISPGERIAIISMITTVAISLFSILRN; encoded by the coding sequence ATGCATTGCTCAATACTTCGAAAATTAGTCTTTTCAGGAATTCTTCTTCTCATTTTACTTACAAAGACTAACCTCTTTGCCCAAACTGTTGATCCCAATTCGATTTCCAACGAACAAGCCGTAGAATTTTATAAAAAAGCCAAAGCAAGTGGCTTATCCGATATGGATATTGAGCAGGCTGCTTTACAAAAAGGTTACACACTTGATCAGATTAGTGCGATGCGTAACCGTTTGCAGCAGGCACAAACTTCGGCCCCTACTCAGGCAAACAGAAGTGCAACAGATGAGAGCAGAAGAAAAATTGCTGATTCTACTTTGGTAAAAGTTAAGCCCATATCTAAACTTCCAAAAGAAGACTCAGTAAGACAAATTTTCGGAGCTTCATTTTTCGAAAATTCAGCGATGAGTTTTGAGCCAAATCTTAGAATTGCCACACCTAGAAATTATATACTAGGCCCTGACGATGAGCTTGTCGTAGACATTTACGGCAATTCCGTGGATAATTTCAGACTTAAAGTTAGTCCGGAAGGAACTGTTAAAATGCTTAACCTAGCACCAGTCCAAGTTAGCGGACTTACGATTGAGCAGGCATCAGAAAGAATTATAAACAGACTTCGCACCGCTTACTCAACGCTTAACCGTCCGGGCGGAGGAACTTATTCAACCATTACATTGGGTAATGTAAGAAGTATTCAGGTAATGATCACCGGAGAAGTAACCCGTCCGGGATCATATACCTTACCTTCTCTGGCAACTGCTTTTAATGCACTTTATCAATCGGGAGGGCCAAACAGTAATGGTTCATACCGTAATATTGAAATTATCAGAAATGGCAAAGTCATTCGCACAGTTGACCTTTACGGCTTTTTGGTTGATGCTAACTTAAAAGACAATATCGCTATGCAGGATCAGGATATCATTTTGATTCGGCCATATGAAAAAAGAGTTGAATTATCAGGAGAAGTAAAACATCCGGCATTATTCGAAGTAAAACAAGGAGAAACTTTCAAAGATGTTATACGCTACGCTGGTGGATTCACACCGAACGCGTATGCAGCATCCATTCAATTCCGTAGAAATACGGGTAAAGAATTAAAAGTTGGATCCGTTCAGGCGGAAGAGATCAATACACTGATTCCTGAAAACGGAGATAATTACAGAGTAGGAAAAATCCTGAACCGTATTGAAAACCGCGTGGTCATCGACGGCGGCGTATACCGCGACGGAGAATATCCAGTTGATGAGCAAACCAACACAGTTAAAAAACTTATTAAAAAGGCAGATGGTTTGCGTGAGGATGTCTTTTTAAACCGCGCCATTATTGAAAGAAAAAGCAAAACACTACGACCTGAAATCATTGCTTTTGATTTAGGTAAATTAATGAGTGGAGAAATTGAAGATATCGCTCTAAAAAGAGAAGATCATATCTTTATCAAAACGATTGATGAACTTAAAGAGGCATATTTAATAACTGTTTCTGGCGCAGTAATCAATCCTGGAACAATAGATTTCCATGAAGGTATTACAGTTGCAGACGCAATTTTTAAGTCCGGAGGTTATGTGGAGGGAGGTATACCATATAGAATTGAAGTATCACGAAGAATACAAAAAGATACAGCCTCAATACCAAGTTCACAAAATGTACGTATTTATTCACTTGATGTTGATGAAAACCTGAAATTAAATCCAGAGGACGAAAAATTTAAACTGGCTCCGTTTGATGTCGTTTATATACGTAAATCTCCAAGATATGAACAGCAAAAAGCGGTTACAATTGCAGGGGAAATTATGTATCCGGGTACTTATACGATTCTTACCAACTTTGAGAGAATTACAGATCTGATTCCAAAAGCAGGTGGAATGAAAGCAGAAGCGTATATCCGTGGGGCACGTTTTTACAGAAATAGAGAACTCGTTGCCGTTGATTTAAATGCAATTCTGGAAAAGCCTTCGCTTCCTTCTAATCTTTTGCTTCAAAACGGTGACTCCTTACGAATCCCTACTAAGTCAGAGACTGTGCGGATTCTTGGAGGGGTGCAAAATCCATCTGTTGTTAATTTCGATCCTAATTTTTCTTTCAAGGATTATATCTCCCAGGCAGGTGGATATGCGGAAAACGCCTGGAAAAGCCGCGTTTATATTTCGTATCCAAATGGACGTACTTTCAGAACAAAGAAGTTTTTATGGTTTAATTCAAGACCAAAAGTAGAAGCAGGATCAACTATAAGTGTCCCGTTAAAAGCCACGAAAGAAGATAGACAAATCTCTCCAGGAGAACGAATCGCGATTATTTCAATGATCACAACAGTTGCTATCTCACTTTTCAGTATTCTTAGAAATTAG
- a CDS encoding GNVR domain-containing protein, with translation MSEPLREGNNIDITSINPWIILVFLKRNFFKLAIFAITFGCVGYALSFLLTKMYLSKTLLLPEQPISNNGALSSLVGGLSGINNAERIGALRTDIYPNILRSVPFALALLKQPVQDIDNKNYPSLNDFIKRSSEGTSLFEKLLGKKKITNNDKHIVPEKEILSLSNDEESSVQRVMSLVNTTIDIKSGIITIQCEMADPIVAAQVTQAASTYLLKYVEDYRTGKTVREVAFLEERVLEAKRREQSAELLLQQYRDRNRNPFLNVARIEEQRLQSDYTLAQSLYMDLVRKLEQSKIKVKEEQPIFKVLEPTTISSKTSKPRRLIIAGIFTILGGVIGIVFIFFINRK, from the coding sequence ATGTCTGAACCATTAAGAGAAGGAAACAATATTGATATTACAAGTATAAACCCTTGGATCATTTTAGTGTTTCTCAAAAGAAACTTTTTCAAACTCGCAATTTTTGCCATAACCTTTGGATGCGTAGGGTATGCATTGAGTTTCCTCCTTACAAAAATGTATTTATCAAAAACACTGCTTTTACCTGAGCAGCCCATAAGTAATAATGGAGCTCTTAGTTCTCTGGTTGGAGGTTTATCGGGTATAAATAATGCGGAGAGGATAGGTGCTTTACGAACAGATATTTATCCTAATATTCTAAGAAGTGTACCCTTTGCCCTAGCGCTTCTTAAGCAACCTGTACAAGATATTGATAACAAAAATTATCCTTCTCTTAATGATTTTATCAAAAGAAGCTCCGAAGGTACTTCCTTATTCGAGAAACTGCTCGGCAAGAAAAAAATTACCAATAACGATAAACACATTGTTCCAGAGAAAGAGATTCTTTCACTTTCGAATGATGAGGAATCAAGTGTTCAAAGAGTAATGTCATTGGTTAATACTACAATTGATATAAAAAGTGGTATCATAACGATTCAATGTGAGATGGCTGATCCAATTGTTGCTGCACAAGTAACGCAGGCAGCTAGTACATATTTACTCAAATATGTGGAGGATTATAGAACGGGAAAGACGGTTCGAGAAGTTGCCTTTCTTGAGGAACGAGTATTGGAAGCCAAAAGACGAGAGCAATCTGCAGAACTTCTCTTGCAACAATATAGGGATAGAAACAGAAACCCATTTCTGAATGTTGCTCGAATTGAAGAACAACGACTTCAATCGGATTATACTCTTGCTCAATCTCTATACATGGATCTGGTAAGAAAATTAGAACAGTCAAAAATTAAAGTTAAGGAAGAGCAACCCATATTTAAGGTCCTCGAACCCACAACAATATCGTCAAAAACAAGCAAACCAAGAAGACTTATTATAGCTGGTATCTTTACAATTTTGGGTGGCGTTATAGGCATAGTATTTATTTTCTTTATCAATAGAAAATAA
- a CDS encoding oligosaccharide flippase family protein: MAGISNNNNFQKVLILSIGQILEKAIVFFFKPYLSRTLNIQDFGSYSQVLFIGDFLLIFFTLGITQTFYVFLAKDNTSRKEIVSAFLLIGLMSGLLSVACNLILTFTLSDIFKNPELKNILWIYCCYPLFTILNLILQLLLLFDNKSRRLVTINVFVNLFKVICVVIVTQLSQNTLPKIIFIVGFAAPLFTMLLYGHQLSYSVFKIKTSFSLIKKILKDTLPVGLTIIMGGAYFYANGFVVNAVLGIEKYAIFINGIIDIPFISTLYTTIATITLTNYTTLIKDKNFLEVIKLKRYTIAQTASLVYPIALILLFFSEELITTYLSNKYIASVPVFMVYTLILFLRVTDYNDVLITMGKQSLLVKYYTFFFLTIFFNSWLLTKYFGIIGSAFAVTASCYLIYFFLLRSMAAMLNASLSEIINWRSLLFTILISLIVIIPCTLIGHFFALKIWSKLTMIPFVLLIIYMSLVKSKFISLAMYKPLLDKVPFGKKIETILS; the protein is encoded by the coding sequence ATGGCTGGAATATCAAATAATAATAACTTCCAAAAGGTTTTAATTCTATCTATTGGTCAAATTCTTGAAAAGGCAATCGTATTTTTTTTTAAGCCTTATTTATCTAGAACTTTAAACATACAAGATTTCGGCAGTTATTCGCAAGTATTGTTTATTGGGGATTTTTTATTAATATTTTTCACATTAGGTATTACACAGACCTTTTACGTCTTTTTGGCTAAAGATAATACTTCAAGGAAAGAAATTGTTTCTGCATTTTTACTTATTGGTTTAATGAGCGGTCTATTGAGCGTTGCATGCAACCTAATTCTAACTTTCACCTTATCAGATATTTTTAAAAATCCAGAGTTGAAAAATATTTTATGGATTTATTGTTGCTACCCTTTGTTTACGATCCTAAATTTAATCTTACAACTCTTACTTTTATTCGATAATAAATCCAGAAGACTTGTTACGATCAACGTCTTTGTTAATTTATTTAAGGTTATTTGTGTAGTTATCGTAACACAGCTTAGTCAAAATACCTTACCTAAAATTATCTTTATTGTTGGCTTTGCGGCTCCATTGTTTACAATGTTACTTTATGGACATCAACTGTCCTATAGTGTTTTTAAGATAAAAACATCCTTTTCACTGATTAAAAAAATCTTAAAGGATACATTGCCTGTTGGATTGACAATCATTATGGGAGGAGCATACTTCTACGCCAACGGTTTTGTTGTGAATGCCGTCTTAGGAATTGAAAAATATGCTATTTTCATAAATGGAATAATTGACATTCCATTTATATCTACTCTATACACAACAATAGCTACGATTACACTAACAAACTATACAACATTAATCAAGGACAAAAACTTTTTAGAGGTGATAAAGCTGAAAAGATATACAATTGCTCAAACAGCATCATTGGTATATCCCATTGCCCTGATATTGTTATTCTTTTCCGAGGAGCTCATTACGACATATTTGTCGAACAAGTATATTGCCAGTGTACCCGTGTTTATGGTATACACTTTAATATTATTTCTTAGAGTTACAGACTATAATGACGTCCTTATCACCATGGGCAAACAATCTCTTTTAGTCAAATATTATACCTTTTTCTTCCTGACTATATTTTTCAACAGTTGGCTTTTAACCAAGTATTTTGGGATTATAGGTAGCGCATTTGCTGTAACAGCTTCTTGCTACCTTATCTATTTTTTCTTACTCCGATCTATGGCGGCGATGCTAAACGCTTCATTATCTGAAATAATTAATTGGAGGTCACTTCTTTTCACAATACTGATTTCTTTGATCGTAATAATCCCCTGCACACTAATTGGGCATTTTTTTGCACTGAAAATATGGAGCAAATTGACTATGATTCCCTTCGTGCTTCTAATAATCTATATGAGCCTTGTAAAATCTAAATTCATATCTTTGGCAATGTATAAGCCACTCTTGGATAAAGTCCCGTTTGGCAAGAAGATTGAAACTATCTTGTCATGA
- a CDS encoding glycosyltransferase: MNKKKLLQIGYSGLSGATYVGLCTVEGDINRKWDHHFLFIGIEEIAIANKDKCNELNIPYSFIHKSKGLDLKAWWTAIKIYFKIRPSAIIIHGTSELIIPLFFLKQINHGSIFIIEHTPTKLKTKAEWFFSNLSLLLSDQVCLANKVYQSQYQKNILFFKQKKISLIHNGINIFQFKPSMNKCHDSETIILGMASRLDHEKDHITILRALCILKENGYNHLQYVIIGDGPDKKYIEDMIDSLDLTKEVKLLGSVGLSEVAKQLQELDIYVHSSKGETMSLSIMQAMATGLPIVATNVEGINNNVEDGVDGLLFALGDEQSCFEKIKMLIDNPSKRDFLGNNALHKAKTEYSHISLFKNIDRLILNSKAQQSY; the protein is encoded by the coding sequence ATGAATAAAAAAAAACTCTTACAAATTGGATATAGCGGCCTTAGTGGCGCAACCTATGTAGGTTTATGCACTGTTGAAGGTGATATTAATAGAAAATGGGATCATCACTTTCTTTTTATAGGAATTGAGGAGATTGCAATTGCTAATAAAGATAAATGTAATGAACTTAACATACCATATAGCTTTATACACAAATCTAAGGGGCTAGATCTTAAAGCATGGTGGACTGCTATCAAAATTTACTTTAAAATAAGACCTAGTGCGATTATTATACATGGAACGAGTGAACTAATAATTCCACTTTTTTTCTTGAAACAAATAAATCATGGATCAATCTTTATAATCGAACATACACCGACCAAACTTAAAACCAAAGCCGAATGGTTTTTTTCTAATTTATCATTATTATTATCTGACCAAGTATGTCTTGCCAACAAGGTATATCAATCTCAATATCAGAAGAATATATTATTCTTTAAACAGAAAAAAATTTCGCTTATTCATAATGGTATTAACATTTTCCAGTTTAAACCATCTATGAATAAATGCCATGATTCAGAGACAATAATTCTTGGTATGGCTAGTCGATTGGATCACGAAAAAGATCATATTACAATTTTACGTGCATTATGCATTTTAAAGGAAAATGGTTATAATCATTTGCAATACGTCATCATTGGTGATGGCCCTGATAAGAAATATATAGAAGATATGATAGATTCGCTTGATCTGACAAAGGAAGTAAAATTATTAGGAAGTGTTGGTTTGAGCGAAGTGGCAAAACAATTACAGGAATTAGACATTTATGTTCATTCTTCGAAAGGTGAAACTATGTCACTTTCTATCATGCAGGCTATGGCAACTGGATTGCCAATTGTAGCTACTAATGTGGAAGGAATAAATAACAATGTAGAAGATGGTGTGGATGGACTATTATTTGCCCTTGGTGATGAGCAAAGCTGTTTTGAAAAAATAAAAATGTTAATTGATAATCCTTCAAAAAGAGATTTTTTGGGGAACAATGCACTTCACAAGGCCAAAACAGAATATTCACATATATCGCTGTTCAAAAATATTGATCGCCTAATTCTAAATTCCAAAGCACAACAATCTTACTGA